The following is a genomic window from Treponema pallidum subsp. pallidum str. Nichols.
TTGGGCAGGATGTGTTTTCTTCGTGTGGAAGCCTTGTAGACGTGGTTTTACCTAATTCCGTGAAGGAAATTGGATCTGGGGCCTTTCGAGACTGCGCGGAATTAGCGTCGGTTCGTCTTCCAGTTGGAGTGAAGAATCTTGCAGATGGTCTGTTTGAAGGTTGTCGGAATTTGGTTGAGTTGGGTAATCTTCCGGAGAAGGTGTCATTTGGGGTTGGAGTGTTCGTCGGGTGTTATCGTTTGCCTGATGTGCTGAAGCGGAGCGTGCGTAAGCTCGGGTACAAAGGCGAGTTCTAAAGAATTTTATGCGGGTGGTGGGGGTTGACAAGGGGTATAGGTTATGGGTAGAGTGGTTGAGTTGTGTGTGCTGCGGGTATGTGGTGCGCGCGGAATGATATTTGAGAGGGTGAGGGAAGGGGGAGGGAAGGGTGTGGGGCGGACAGGTTGAGGTTTCGGACCCTGGAAACGGGGTTTAGAATAATGATGGAGAGTTTGATCCTGGCTCAGAACGAACGCTGGCGGTGCGTTTTAAGCATGCAAGTCGAACGGCAAGGAAGCGAATTTTCGTTTCTCTAGAGTGGCGGACTGGTGAGTAACGCGTGGGTAATCTGCCTTTGAGATGGGGATAGCCTCTAGAAATAGGGGGTAATACCGAATACGCTCTTTTGGACGTAGGTCTTTGAGAGGAAAGGGGCTGCGGCCTCGCTCAGAGATGAGCCTGCGACCCATTAGCTTGTTGGTGGGGTAATGGCCTACCAAGGCGTCGATGGGTATCCGACCTGAGAGGGTGACCGGACACACTGGGACTGAGATACGGCCCAGACTCCTACGGGAGGCAGCAGCTAAGAATATTCCGCAATGGGCGAAAGCCTGACGGAGCGACACCGCGTGGATGAGGAAGGTCGAAAGATTGTAAAGTTCTTTTGCCGACGAAGAATGAGGACGGGAGGGAATGCCCGTTTGATGACGGTAGTCGTGCGAATAAGCCCCGGCTAATTACGTGCCAGCAGCCGCGGTAACACGTAAGGGGCGAGCGTTGTTCGGAATTATTGGGCGTAAAGGGCATGCAGGCGGACTGGTAAGCCTGGTGTGAAATCCCCGAGCTCAACTTGGGAACTGCACTGGGTACTGCTGGTCTAGAATCACGGAGGGGAAACCGGAATTCCAAGTGTAGGGGTGGAATCTGTAGATATTTGGAAGAACACCGGTGGCGAAGGCGGGTTTCTGGCCGATGATTGACGCTGAGGTGCGAAGGTGTGGGGAGCGAACAGGATTAGATACCCTGGTAGTCCACACAGTAAACGATGTACACTAGGTGTTGGGGCATGAGTCTCGGCGCCGACGCGAACGCATTAAGTGTACCGCCTGGGGAGTATGCTCGCAAGAGTGAAACTCAAAGGAATTGACGGGGGCCCGCACAAGCGGTGGAGCATGTGGTTTAATTCGATGATACGCGAGGAACCTTACCCGGGTTTGACATCAAGAGGAGCGCCGTAGAAATGCGGTGGCGTAGCGATACGCCTCTTGACAGGTGCTGCATGGCTGTCGTCAGCTCGTGCCGTGAGGTGTTGGGTTAAGTCCCGCAACGAGCGCAACCCCTACTGCCAGTTGCCAGCAAGTGGTGTTGGGGACTCTGGCGGAACTGCCGGTGACAAACCGGAGGAAGGTGGGGATGACGTCAAGTCATCATGGCCCTTATGTCCGGGGCTACACACGTGCTACAATGGTTGCTACAGAGCGATGCGAGGTTGTGAAGTGGAGCAAACCGCAAAAAGGCAATCGTAGTCCGGATTGAAGTCTGAAACTCGACTTCATGAAGTTGGAATCGCTAGTAATCGCACATCAGCATGGTGCGGTGAATGTGTTCCCGGGCCTTGTACACACCGCCCGTCACACCATCCGAGTTGGAGATACCCGAAGTCACTAGCCTAACCCGCAAGGGAGGGCGGTGCCGAAGGTATGTTTGGTAAGGAGGGTGAAGTCGTAACAAGGTAGCCGTACCGGAAGGTGCGGCTGGATCACCTCCTTTCTAAGAGAAAGGGTATGGGCATGGCATGGTGCCGTGTTCGCCGTGTGGCGGAAGCCACACGGTAGGTTTTTCTGCTCCTGCACGGCAGTCTCTCCCCTTCCCTTTTGAAAAGGGGCTTGTAGCTCAGTTGGTTAGAGCACTTCTCTGATAAGGAAGGGGTCATTAGTTCAACTCTAATCAAGCCCACTATTATTCTTTATGTCCCTTTGTTTTGTTTATGGGGTAAGGAGTAGGTGGTAGGTGATTTTTGAGAGTATTAGGGTGGGGTGTGAAGTTGAGAAGGGATGGATAATATGGTCAAGCGAATAGTGGTTTACGGTGGATGTCTTGGAGTTGTCAGGCGATGAAGGTCGTGATAAGCTGCGAAAAGCCTCGGGGAGGAGCACATGTCCTGTGATCCGGGGATGACCGAATGGGGTAACCCGACAGGGTAAAGCCTTGTCATTGCCTTCCTGAATGAATAGGGAGGGTAAGGCGAAACTGGGTGAACTGAACCATCTAAGTAACTTGGGAAAAGAAATCAAGAGAGATTCCGAAAGTAGTGGCGAGCGAAATTGGAGGAGCCTAAACCTGTGTCTAACAGGGGTTGTAGGGCCGCGCGGGCTTGCGTTCGGTGGGTGAAATAATCCGGCCTATAGCAGAAAGGTTTTGGGAAAGCCTGACAGAGAGGGTGAAATCCCCGTATGCGGAATGGGGCGGACCTGCTGGTGCGGTACCTGAGTACGGCGGGACACGAGGAATCCTGTCGGAATCTGGGTCGACCACGATCTAAGGCTAAATACTCGACAACTACCGATAGTGGACAAGTACCGTGAGGGAAAGATGAAAAGAACCCCGGTGAGGGGAGTGAAATAGAACCTGAAACCGTAAACCAACAAGATGTTACAGCCTGTGAGGGTGGTAGCGTGCCTTTTGTAGAATGAGCCTGCGAGTTACGGTGTGCAGCAAGGTTAAGGGATAGGAGTCCTGGAGCCGGAGGGAAACCGAGTCTTAAAAGGGCGTGGTGAGTTGTACGTCGTAGACCCGAAGCCAGGGTGATCTAGTTATGAGCAGGTTGAAACAGGGGTGAAGCCTTGTGGAGGACCGAACTATAATCTGTTAAAAAAGGTATGGATGACTTGTGACTAGGAGTGAAAGGCTAAACAAACCTGGAGATAGCTGGTTCTCCCCGAAATGCCTTTAGGGACAGCCTTATACAAAACTGTCGGAGGTAAAGCACTGGATGGGCTAGGGGGTTTCATCGCCTACCAAACCCAATCAAACTCTGAATGCCGGCAGTCAACGTGTGGGAGTGAGACTGCGTGCGACAAGGTTCGTAGTCGAGAGGGAAACAGCCCAGACCGTCAGCTAAGGTCCCGAAATACCGCTTGAGTGTGAAATGAAGTGTGGGTACCTGGACAGCCAGGAGGTTGGCTTAGAAGCAGCCATTCCTTGAAAGAGTGCGTAATAGCTCACTGGTCGAGTACGCATGCGCAGATAATGTATCGGGGCTAAGCGGTATACCGAAGCTACGGGTCTTGCATTTTTGGTGCAAGGCGGTAGGGGAGCATTCCATGTACTGATGAAGGAATATCCGGGAGGAGTTCTGGAGGGGATGGAAGAGAGAATGCAGGTATAAGTACACGAAAAGGAGGGTGAGATTCCTTCCCGCCGAAAACCTAAGGTTTCCTGGGTGAAGGTCATCTGCTCAGGGTAAGTCGGCCCCTAAGGCGAGGACGAGGGTCGTAGTCGATGGGAATCCGGTTTATATTCCGGAACCTCTTGCAATTTCGATGGCAGGACGCGTGAGGTGAAGCCCGGCCAAAGATTGGTAGTTTTGGTCTAAGTATCCGAGCCGTTTTAAGAGCGATAGGCAAATCCGTCGTTCGAGGTAAGGTGCGAGTGCGACTGGAGCGATGAGCGAAGGGAAGCAGGTGTAGTCATGGCGACGGGAAATACTGTCTAAGGTTAGGTTGCAAGAGACCGTACCGCAAACCGACACAGGTAGGTAGGATGAGTAATCTAAGGCGCTCGAGAGAACTCGCGTCAAGGAACTCGGCAAAATACACACGTAACCTCGGGAGAAGTGTGACCCTTGCCTTTGGTGAGGGTGGCAGAAAGCAGGTCCAGGCGACTGTTTATCAAAAACATAGCCATCTGCAAATCAGTAATGAGACGTATAGGTGGTGACACCTGCCCGGTGCTGGAAGGTTAAGAGGAGAGGTTCGTGGTAACACAACGCTTTGAATTGAAGCCCCAGTAAACGGCGGCCGTAACTATAACGGTCCTAAGGTAGCGAAATTCCTTGTCGGGTAAGTTCCGACCCGCACGAATGGTGTAACGACTCTGGACACTGTCTCGACGCGAGACTCGGTGAAATTTATGTACCGGTAAAGAAGCCGGTTACCCATAGTTAGACGGAAAGACCCCGTGAACCTTCACCGTAGCTTACTATTGGAACTTGGTTTACCATGTGTAGTATAGGTGGGAGACAGAGAAGCTTGGCCGTCAGGTTAGGCGGAGTCAACAGTGAAATACCACCCTTGGTACGTCAGGTTTCTAACCTTTGGCCGTGGATCCGGCAAAGGGACCGTGGTAGGTGGGCGGTTTGACTGGGGCGGTCGCCTCCTAAAAGGTAACGGAGGTGCGCGAAGGTCTCCTCACACCGGTTGGAAATCGGTGCGCGAGTGTAAAGGCACAAGGAGGCTTAACTGCGAGACCGACAGGTCGAGCAGATACGAAAGTAGGTCTTAGTGATCTGGCGGTAGCGTGTGGAAGCGCCGTCACTTAACGGATAAAAGGTACTCCGGGGATAACAGGCTGATTTTCCCCAAGAGTTCACATCGACGGGAAAGTTTGGCACCTCGATGTCGGCTCATCGCATCCTGGGGCTGAAGCAGGTCCCAAGGGTTTGGCTGTTCGCCAATTAAAGCGGTACGTGAGCTGGGTTCAGAACGTCGCGAGACAGTTCGGTCCCTATCTGCTATGGGCGTTGGATATGTGAGAGGAGCTGCTTTTAGTACGAGAGGACCGAAGTGGACGAACCTCTGGTGTACCAGTTATCCTGCCAAGGGTACGTGCTGGGTAGCTATGTTCGGAAGGGATAACCGCTGAAGGCATCTAAGTGGGAAGCCCGCCTCAAGATTACATATCCCTGAAGGTTGACCTTCCTGAAGACTCCTTGCACACTACAAGGTCGATAGGCTGGAGGTCTACGTACCGTAAGGTATTAAGCCGACCAGTACTAATAAGTCGTGAGGCTTGACCATATTATTCATCCTTCTCCTTCACCCTACCCCTTTGCGTAAAATATTTCGCCTGGTTGCCATGGTGGAGAGGTCATACCCGTTCCCATCCCGAACACGGAAGTCAAGCTCTCCTACGCCGATGATACTGCTCCTTCGCGGGAAAGTAGGTAGTAGCCAGGCTCCCCTTTGCCCATCACTCGCTTGACAAAATATTATCCGAAACCTTAAAGTCCGCCCTTCTTAGGGAGGGGTGTTGCGCGCGTTCTAGCAACCGAGTCAATAGTGTTTTTGAAAAATGGAGGGTCGCGTCTACCCAGTTGTAAAAAGAGGTGTTCGCGCGCGTCCGTGCTCTCCACACGAAGCGGAGCTCCGTCCACTCACGAAAGATATCGTGTCCGAAGTACAATACGAGCATCATAACGTAAACTGCACAGGGTGTTGTGTACGCTGTGCTGCGCACATGTAGCACCTTTCCCATACGGAGACACAGGGAGAAAAGTTCCAAACGGGATGTGCACGCGTAAAAAAGTGAAGATGCGCACAGCAATAAAAATAGGCGGATGCCTATGTGGTATCCTGCATGTATGTGCTGGTTGATTTGTGTAGCGCTAACAACACCGGTGCTGAAAAATGTGTGCAGGATCTTCAGAGAAAAGAAAAAAGCGAGGTAGATACTAACTACACGTATGTGTGCAGCCACGCATTTCAGAGAACGTGTGACAATGAGCGTTAATGCGAGCAGCACAAGTGTAAGCGACGCGTGCATACACCAACTCTGTGCATTACAGCACAGGAGAAGGAGAGCGAAGCTTGCGACTTTCGCTACGGGAGGAGCACGGTGAAGCAGCGATTGCCGGCGTTCATAAAGAGAGAAAAACATACATTTCCTTGACTCCTCCTAGCAGGTGGAAGTACTGCATGCATGTCGCTACCTAGGTCCAAAGGAGATCTGAAAGAGTGAGTGGACAGTGCAAAGGATCTCTTAGTCCGTAGCAAGAGAAAATTTTACTGTCGAGTGCGTCCTGTGGCGTGCCATCGTAGGAAATGACCCCCTTAGAAAGGATGCATAGACGCGTCGCAGCAGCGAGTATTTTTTCAACCTCATGGGTGATGATAACAAGCGTTTTACCTGCGTGTTTGAGGCTTATGATGAGCTGCACAACCTGACGAACGCTGGGGTAATCTAAGTTTGCAAACGGCTCGTCAAGAATGACTACCTTTGCATCCAAGGCGAGTACGCCGGCAACGGTTAGGCGTCTTTTTTCTCCACCTGAAAGCGCTCGGGCGTAATGGTCACGCCGGTCAAGCAGTGACACGGCTGCAAGTGCGCTGTTGGTACGTGCGTCAATTTCTGCGCGGGAATATCCCCACTGCAGAGGACCGAAGGCGCAGTCCTCAAATACCGTTTCGCCTAGGATCTGGGTGTCTGCATTTTGAAACGCCAGACCGACAGTAGTCCCGCGTGCCATATACACACGGCCGGAGGACGGCGGTTCAAGTCCTGCAAGGATGTTCATGAGCACAGTTTTACCCGAGCCATTTGCACCTGCGAGGACGACACAGTCCCCAGGAAACACCCTAAACGAAACGGAGTGTAATACTTCACAGTCGCGCTCAAAAGACTTACTTACATTGACCAGTTCAAGCAGCGGTCCTGCGCACGACTCCACAGCCGTGTCTGCCGCGACATCTGCGCTCATGCGTCCACAGAAGATTCACCGTGCCCTGTGGCGCGTACACACCCGCGACACGCGAATACTATGGCATCAACCATGACGGTACAAATGGCGGCGAACTGTAGGGGCAAGATGATGGGCGAGTAGGACAACAAGGGCGATTTTCAGGGTGTCGGCAAGAAAAAAGGGAAGGAAGACTCCTAGCATGAGCTCCCCGGTCCTGAGGCCAAGCACGTAACCGAGAACCGGCAGACCGATGGAGTAAATCGAAAGAAAACCAACGAGCGTTGCGACGGTAAGTCTGATCCAAAGAAGGAGTGCGCGTCCACCACCGCGTGGTGGAGTGCAAGACAGGCGGTGGTGCTGCGCGATTGCGCCAGCGAGCGTAGCAGCGAGTATGTATCCAAGGAGGAATCCTCCCGTAGGGGCAAAAAGCGCGGTGTATCCGCCCCGACCTCCTGAAAAAACCGGCAGACCAAGGAGTCCTGCCCCGAGGAAGCTGAGAACGGCGAGTGCACCGTCTCGCGGTCCCAACAATAAACCGGTGAGAACGGCCGCTGCATTCTGCAGTACAAGCGGAACAGGCTTGAGAGGAATGCTAACGAGCGCACTCGAGCTAATGAGTGCGGCAAAAAGCGCAACAAAAGCCAAAGACTTACTACGGTGCATGGTACAGTACTCCTCCGAAGGGTCGATGCGCAGTGTGACACGGAAGGAGGAATCTTTCAATATCTTGGGTGGTGCCACAGGTATAGTTTTTAACAGACTTACCCGAACGGCTGCCAGGTGCGTACGCGTCGGTTCGTTCCCACTGTGCGCGGGCAGAGCTCGTGTAGTGTCTATTGACAGATGCAAGGATCGGGTACCGTCATGTACGCAGTTTATGGTAGGCTCAGTCCTATGCACGCTGGGGACAGAGAGAGTATCGCACGCTTCGTGCGTGTGGTGCGCGATTGTCTGGATTTGTTTCGCACCGAGGGTATTGGGCCCCGTCCTAGGAATGATTCGGTAATTTTACCGAATGCTGCGTGTTCACCGCGTAATCATGCAGGAAAGCGTGCGCAGAGCACTGCCGATGCGTGTGTGAGAAGCAGTGACGGGTCTGTATACACGGACGAAACCTTGCGCGAGGAAATTTTTGCATGCCGTGCGTGTGAATTGTATCAACGGCGTACACATGCGGTGGTGGGAGAGGGTGTTGCAGACGCAGACGTGCTCGTCGTTGGGGAGGCCCCTGGAGCGGAAGAAGATCGAAGCGGTCGTCCGTTCGTAGGACGGTCAGGTAAATTGCTGGACGCAATGCTTGCGGCGATTGGACTTTCGCGTCAGCAAAATTGTTATATCACCAATGTGGTTAAGTGCCGGCCGCCAAGGAACCGCACACCAACACCCCACGAGACTGCCTGTTGTGCACGGTTCCTCCATGCGCATCTTACGCTGCATCGCCCGTGTGCTATTTTGGTGCTCGGCCGCTGCGCCGCACAGCACATGCTCCAAACAACCGATGGTATTGGCAAGTTGCGCGGGCGCTTTTTTACCTATCAGGGGATTCCCCTTCTGGCTACGTACCATCCGAGTGCGTTGTTACGGGATGAAGCGCTGAAACGTCCGGCGTGGGAGGATCTCAAAACGTTTCGTGCACGGTTGCTGCAGTTGAAGCAGGACGCACACATGCCAATATAAAATCATGGCGCCGTGGCTTGAGCTTGTTTTTGACGTTCCACTGGATAAAAGCTTTACGTACCGTGCGTGTGCTGCCCACGCGGGTGAGGCACTCGTGGGTAGACGGGTTCTTGCTCCCTTTGGGGCGCGTACACTCATTGGATTTGTGATAAGTGAATCACATTCTTCGCCTGCTGATTGCGGTGGTGCAGTTGGCACGTTCAAGGAGATCATCCGCGTCATTGACAGGGAAGCGCTTTTTGACCAAACGCATCTTGCGTGTGCGCGTTGGATGGCGCATTTCTACCTGTGTGCCTTAGGTCAGGCGCTGTGTGCGGTGGTTCCGTCTCGGAAACGAGAACGGACATTGTCTTCTTTTGCTTCTTGTGCGGGTGTTCGGCGCACTGACACCTATGCGCTTTCGGGCGAACAGCGCAAGGCGATTGATGCGATTACCGCGAGCACCGGTGCGCGCAGTTTTTATGTGCACGGGGTGACAGGGTCGGGGAAGACGGAAGTGTTCTTGCGCGCAGCCGAGGCAGTCCTTGCGCGTGGCAAGTCGGTTATCTATCTTGTTCCTGAGATAGCGCTCACTCACCAGGTGCTCCAGGAGGTATATGTGCGCTTTGGCAGTCAGGCGGCGGTGTTGCACTCAGCGCTCAGTGGCAGTCAGCGCCTAGGTGAGTGGCGGCGCATACAGTGCATGCGTCACTGTGTAGTGATTGGAGCTCGGAGTGCAATTTTTGCTCCGTTGAAGCGGCTGGGCCTTGTGATAATGGATGAAGAACATGACAGTTCGTATAAGTCTGCGCATGTGCCGCGCTATCATGCGCGGCAGGTAGCGATGTATCGCTGTGCGGACGCGAACTGTCCGTTTGTCATGGGGTCTGCAACACCGTCTGTGGAGGCCTGGTACGCGATGCTGCGGGGGGCGGTGCGTCGTTTACCATTGACTGCGCGTGTTGCGGGGGGGGCTCCGCCGCGTGTTGAGGTGGTGGACGTGTCAAAAGAGGCCCTGTTGCTCTCTACCCGTCTGGTGGATGAAATACGCAAGACGAAGGAGGCAGGATATCAATCGATGCTCTTTTTGAATCGTCGAGGATTTTCCTATTCGTTTCAGTGTCGCAGCTGTGGATACACGCTGTGTTGCACGCAGTGTGCAGTTCCCTTGACGTGGCACAAACGTGTGGGGGCAATGCAATGTCATTACTGTGGCAGGCAAGAGGCGCCGCCTGAAAGTTGTCCGTGCTGTCATTCATTTGATACCCGATACGGCGGGGTGGGCACAGAGTATATTGAGGAAGCAGTACAAGCGCTATTTCCTGAATACCGTATTGCACGGGTGGACACCGATGCGCTGCGCTCAGGGCACGTGCAGCAGACGATGGAGCAGTTTCGCGCGGGGAAAATCGATGTACTGTTGGGTACGCAAATGATAGCAAAGGGATTTAATTTCCCTACGCTGCGTTTAGTGGGTATTGCCTGCGCAGATACTGGACTGCACACGCCAGACTTTCGCGCCGCCGAGCGGAGTTTTGCCTTGATGATGCAAGTGGCCGGACGTGCAGGTCGCTATGTAGATAACGGCCTGGTCATCATCCAAACACGCAATCCTGCGCATCCTGCGGTGGTGTGTGCGCAGCACGGGGATTGTGAGTCCTTTTATGCGCAAGAACTTGCGCAGCGGGAGGCGCTGTGTTTTCCGCCCTTTGTGCGCCTTATTCGGTTTGTTTTTCGCAGCAAGACGCGGCGCAAGGCTAAAGACGCCGCGTATGCGGCACATGCGCTTTTGACGGCGCAGATGCCTCTGGGTGCGGATGTACTGGGACCTGCAGCGTGTGTGGTGGCGCAGGTGGCAGGCAGCTATCGGATGCAAATACTGCTGCGTGCCCCATCATTCCCAGTGGTGCAGCAGGTGGCGCGCAGCTTTTTAGATGAATTTCGAGCTCCGGCGGGGGTGTACGTAGAATCTGACGTAGATCCTGTAAATGTACTGTAGGGCGAGTAGATGTACTCCGTGTTATCCTGCTGTTTGCGTGTTTGGTTGACCGGTAGTATGCGGTGCCTGGTATAGGTGCGGGACGGAAAGGAGAGAGGATGTGGCACTGCCGATTATTTTTCAGGACGCAGCGGTGGTGGCCGTTGATAAGCCGGCAGGACTTGCAGTACAGCCGGGTGCGCGGGTGCGGGTGTGCGTAGTTGACGTATTACAGAAACAGCTTGGGGTGCGTCTGTTTCCTCTGCATCGTTTGGACAAGGACACCGCGGGCGTGCTGCTGTTTGCAAAACATGCACGGGCAGCTGCTCTGTACCAGGGGATTTTAGGCAGCATGCGTGTGATTAAGCGCTATCGCGCACTTTGTTTTGGGCGACCTCCCCGAGAGTGTGGTGATATTCGCGTTCCTATCCGTACCGGTACGGCAGCAAGGCGGCGTCAGGTTGTGCGTGCCGCGCATACTGCATACCGTGTGTTGCGTGCGACTGATACGCATACATATCTTGAACTCACGTTGCACAGTGGTCGGACCCATCAGATTCGTATTCATCTGGCTGCGCTAGGATGTCCTATAATTGGGGATGACAAATACGGTGATTTCGCGCGTAACAAGGCGTGTGCTCGTGCGTGGGGAGTAAAAAGGCTCCAGTTATTCGCACACAGTCTTGTGTTGCCATGTGCATGTAAACCGCTGGTGTTGCGTGCACGTATGCCTGTACACTTCCTGCGTGCTCTTGATGCCGTTGCGCTATGATTGCCTGTAGCAGGGCATTCTGGTAGGCGGTGTGTGGTTTTGAGTTCTGCCGGTAACAGAAAGAGTGTCGTGTGAATTTCAATAGTTTTTCTCTAGGGTGTGTACTGCACTCGTTGTGTTTTTGCAGGCGCGAGGGGAGGGGAGCGGTCCCCTGCTGCTGTACTGTCTGTAGGGAAGATACCGGCGCCTATTGTTATATCGGGCTATTTGTGCTAGAGTGTGCGAAACCGCTAGTGGGGATGGCCTATGGGTACTGTTGTTCCGGGATTCGATGACGAGAAAGACGAAAGTCTTAAGATGAATCTGCAAAAGATCGATGACCTTGAAGGTGGCGTCGTTGTTTTCCTCAACGGGTACATCGATACTTACAATTCTTCCTTTTTTCAAAAGAGGATTGCGAAGGTTATCGATGCAGGCTACACGCGTATTGTATTTAACTGCGCCTCTTTGAATTATGTCTCCTCCACTGGAATTGGTTCTTTTACGGCGTTTCTAAAAACGGTCAAGCCTAAAGGTGGCGATATTGTTCTCCTCGATATTCAGCCGAGGGTGTATGAGGTTTTCCAGTTACTTGGTTTTTCTCAGTTTTTTAACATTCGCGATTCTATTGCGGATGCAGTTAGCCTTTTTAGGAACAAGGTCTCACCGCTGAAGGTGGACACCTTTCCGAAGGTGTTTTCTTGCCCGATCTGCTCTAAGAAGTTAAAGGCGACTAAGCAGGGGCGTTTTCGTTGTTCCGAATGTAAGACGATTCTCGCCCTTGACGCGAGCGCACACGTGTCTCTCGGTTAGGTGACGCGCCTTTCTTTCTGGGGCAGGCTGGTTGGCTGCCTGTTTAGGGAGGTGTTTCGTGCTTGATGTGTGAGGTGAGGCGTTATACAATGCGGGCCGGCCCTCCGGGCGGCTCGGGGAGTCCTGTCTGTGTTGCTTCTGTAGCTCAGTTGGCAGAGCGCAACCATGGTAAGGTTGAGGTCAGCGGTTCAATCCCGCTCGGAAGCTTCCGTCTGTGGATGTGAGGAGGGGTGGTATGGCAAAGAGGACGGCGGTGGAGCTTATTGCGCTTCAGTGCACTGGATGCAAGCGGCGTAATTACACCACTTCAAGAAACCGACGTAACGTTCAGGAAAAGCTCGAGCTCAGGAAGTATTGTCCTTTTGAGCGTAGACGTGTGCTGCATAGAGAGGCGAAGATAAAGTAGGCTGTCGTCATATCTGTTACGCACGGGGTTTTCTGGTGTTTTCCGGGGATTTGTGGGTCAGTAGCTCTAATGGCAGAGCGTCGGTCTCCAAAACCGAATGTTGAAGGTTCGAGTCCTTCCTGGCCTGAGTGCTTTCGAAAAGGTGTTTCATGTTGAAGTTCGCAAAGTTTCGTAGGGAGTGCGTTGCCGAGTTCAGGAGGGTGGTGTGGCCTGCGCGCACTCAGGTACATACCGCGGTTAAGGTAGTGCTCGTCTCTACCGTTGTCATGGCGCTTTTCCTCGGGCTTATCGATGCTCTGTTCGTGGCGTTGCTGAGTTTCTTCTTCTGAGGGGATAGAATGGCGAAAGAGTGGTATATTCTGCACACATTCTCGGGTCGCGAGGCAAGGGTGGAGCGGGCTGTCCGTATGCTCGTGGAGCATGCGAGGATTCCAACGAACGTTATCTTTGATATAAAAATCCCTGAGGAACTGCTTACCGAGGTGAAAGATGGTAAGAAGAGGGTGGTTAGGCGTAAGTTTTTCCCTGGTTACTTGTTGGTGGAAATGGATTTGCCCGAGGTTGACTGGAGGATAGTGTGTAACGAGGTGCGCAGGATTCCTGGTGTTTCCGGTTTTTTGGGTTCTTCGGGCAATGCGAAGCCTCAGGCGGTTTCTGCGGATGAAGCTCGGCGTATTTTGCAGAAGGCGGGGGAAATTAAGGGGGATAGGACTCCTCGTATCGCTCAGACTTTTTTGGTTGGACAACAGGTGAGGATCGTTGAGGGGCCGTTTGCTACTTTCTCGGGTGAGGTGGAGGAGGTGATGAGTGAACGCAACAAGGTGCGTGTGGCAGTCACCATCTTTGGCCGCGCTACTCCTGTGGAGTTGGAGCTAGTCCAGGTGGAGGCGCTCTGATTTTCTTCTTCCAGGGTGGAGAGTGTTGCAATGCGCATGATTGCCTGCCGCTTACGCGTTGGTTTCGGGTGTTTTGTTGTTTTTTACGTCATAAGGAGAGGCCAGTATGGCAGCGAAGAAGAAAGTGGTTACTCAGATAAAGCTGCAGTGTCCTGCAGGCAAGGCGACGCCCGCGCCGCCGGTTGGGCCTGCGCTTGGGCCGCACGGGGTTAGTGCCCCGCAGTTTGTGCAGCAGTTTAATGACCGTACTAAATCCATGGAGCCTGGGTTGGTGGTGCCAGTGGTTGTCACCGTCTATTCTGACAAGAGTTTTTCGTTTGTGCTGAAAACGCCGCCTGCGGCTGTTCTTATTAGGAA
Proteins encoded in this region:
- a CDS encoding STAS domain-containing protein, which gives rise to MGTVVPGFDDEKDESLKMNLQKIDDLEGGVVVFLNGYIDTYNSSFFQKRIAKVIDAGYTRIVFNCASLNYVSSTGIGSFTAFLKTVKPKGGDIVLLDIQPRVYEVFQLLGFSQFFNIRDSIADAVSLFRNKVSPLKVDTFPKVFSCPICSKKLKATKQGRFRCSECKTILALDASAHVSLG
- the rpmG gene encoding 50S ribosomal protein L33 is translated as MAKRTAVELIALQCTGCKRRNYTTSRNRRNVQEKLELRKYCPFERRRVLHREAKIK
- the secE gene encoding preprotein translocase subunit SecE; amino-acid sequence: MLKFAKFRRECVAEFRRVVWPARTQVHTAVKVVLVSTVVMALFLGLIDALFVALLSFFF
- the nusG gene encoding transcription termination/antitermination protein NusG, whose amino-acid sequence is MAKEWYILHTFSGREARVERAVRMLVEHARIPTNVIFDIKIPEELLTEVKDGKKRVVRRKFFPGYLLVEMDLPEVDWRIVCNEVRRIPGVSGFLGSSGNAKPQAVSADEARRILQKAGEIKGDRTPRIAQTFLVGQQVRIVEGPFATFSGEVEEVMSERNKVRVAVTIFGRATPVELELVQVEAL
- the rplK gene encoding 50S ribosomal protein L11; this translates as MAAKKKVVTQIKLQCPAGKATPAPPVGPALGPHGVSAPQFVQQFNDRTKSMEPGLVVPVVVTVYSDKSFSFVLKTPPAAVLIRKACGIEKGSTNSVKQKVARLSLAQLTEIAQVKLPDMSALTLDAAKRIIAGTARSMGVEVERSL